ACGTCCCATTCGAAGAGGGCGTGGGGGCCGCGCACGGCCAGGGAGAACAGGAACCCGCAAAGGACGATGAGCGCGCCGCGCTTCATGGTCCGGTCGCGCGGCAGGTCAAGGAGGGCTGCGCCGGGAGGCAGCCGGGCCTGGGACACAGCCTGGCTCAAGCCGACGAGGAACAGGAAGAAGGGCGCGGCGAAATCTCCGACCACGTGGTTGCTGAAGAAATAGACCCAGGTGTAGCCGGCGTCCGGGGCCGAGAGGAAGATGGGGAAATGACAGAGCACCATGAACGCGATGGCGAGCGCGCGCATCACGTCGATCGAGTCGAGCCGCTGGGCAGGATGAGGAGCCACGGTCCGGTATTATACCCTCCCGGCCCGGGCCGCGCCATGATGCGCACCGCAGTCGCTGGATGACCGGGATCAGGGGCACGGGGCCGGTCCCAGGGCCCACTCCGGCGGCGTTTTGGTATCATCACCTTTGCCAGGCCCCCATAGGGCTCTATGGACCAGGATTCCAAAACGCCGGCGGCGTGCAGTCCCAGCCCGAGCGGGGCCTCGATACCGGCCTCGCCATGGCGGCGCCTGGCTTTACCCGCTCTCCTCGCAGCCCTGACCTTGGCCCTTTACGGCGACTCGCTCAACGATCCGCTCGTCTTTGATTCGACGATCATCCTCACGCCCTCCCGGCTGGAATGGACCCTGCAGCATTTCGGGATAGGCCGTCTTTTCGATCTGAGAGCTCTGACTTGGCTGTCCTTCGCCGGGACCTATTTTTTCTTCGGCATGAAGGTCTTCTGGCACAACCTGCTCAACGCGCTGTTGCACGCGTCGAACGTCGCGCTGATCTTCATCTTCCTGGAGCGGCTGTTCGCGCTGGCGCTGCGCCCCGTGGGACAGGACACCCCCGCGCGGAACCTGGCCTTTTCCGGGGCGGCGCTCTTCGCCGTCCATCCCATCAGCGTCTATGCCACAGCCTACCTCAACCAGCGGAGCATCCTCCTGGCGACCTTCTTCGCCTTGCTGTCGCTGATCTCCTTTCTAAAGGGATTCGCGCAGGATTCCCGCCGCCATAGGATCTGGTCCGCGGTCTTCTATTTTCTTTCCGTGCATTCCAAGGAGCACGCCGTCATGCTTCCGTTGGCGGCCTGCAGCCTGGTCCCCTTGATCTCGCAAGCGCAAGGTCGGGCGGCCCTGCGCAAGTTGTGGCCGTTGTGCCTGCTCTATGCGGCGATCGCCGGCGAGATCATTTTGAGGGCTCGCGGGGTCCTGGGGAAAGCCTACGAGCCGTATGCGGCCGAGATCCTGGGAAGTCTTGCCAATGACCGGCCAGCCCATTTGTACGCCCTTAGCGTGCTCACGCAGAGCTGGATGTTCTTTCGCTACCTATGGTTATGGCTCTGCCCGCATACGGGGTGGATGTCCGTCGATATGGTGTTGCCCATGGCTCGCGGCTTGCTCTCGTGGCCCGAGACGCTCGCATTGCCCTGCCTGGGAGCTTACGCGTGCGCTGCGTTGGCGTTGTTGCGCAAGCGCGGGCGCCTGGGCCTGGCGGGGTTCGGCTTGCTGTTCCCGCTCCTGCTCTTCCCCACGGAATTCGCGGCCGTCCGTACCCATGAGCAATTCGTGCTCTACCGCAGCTATCTTTGGATGCCCGGGTTCTTCGCGGTCCTGCCCCTGGCGGCGGCGCTCCTTTCCCGTAAAGCGAGGATCCCTCTGATGATCTGCGGTCTCCTGTATCTGGCCATGGGAGCGAGGGATCGCTTGGCGACGTTCCGCGACCCCGTGTCTTTGTGGGCGGACGCGGCGGCGAAGCTCGATCCCAAGGCCTCCAAGAACTCCCCAGCGTACCGGCCTATCGGGTGCCTGGCCCAAGCGTATGCGCAACGGGGGGATCAGGAGCGCGCCATCCCCTTGTACCGCCGCGCCTTGGAACTGAACCCCCGCTCCGTAGAGAACCAGTACGACCTGGGCAACTCTCTCAGGAGCGTGGGGAGATGCCGCGAGGCGGTGGCCCACTACGCGGCCGCCGTGCAACTCAAGCCGTTCGCGGACGGCTTCAACAACCTCGGCCTGGCATTCGCCTGCAGCGGGGACATCGCCCCGGCGATCGCGGCGTATCGCCAAGCCATCCGGGTGTCGCCGGACAGCGTGGAGGCCCTGGTCAAT
This DNA window, taken from Elusimicrobiota bacterium, encodes the following:
- a CDS encoding tetratricopeptide repeat protein, which translates into the protein MDQDSKTPAACSPSPSGASIPASPWRRLALPALLAALTLALYGDSLNDPLVFDSTIILTPSRLEWTLQHFGIGRLFDLRALTWLSFAGTYFFFGMKVFWHNLLNALLHASNVALIFIFLERLFALALRPVGQDTPARNLAFSGAALFAVHPISVYATAYLNQRSILLATFFALLSLISFLKGFAQDSRRHRIWSAVFYFLSVHSKEHAVMLPLAACSLVPLISQAQGRAALRKLWPLCLLYAAIAGEIILRARGVLGKAYEPYAAEILGSLANDRPAHLYALSVLTQSWMFFRYLWLWLCPHTGWMSVDMVLPMARGLLSWPETLALPCLGAYACAALALLRKRGRLGLAGFGLLFPLLLFPTEFAAVRTHEQFVLYRSYLWMPGFFAVLPLAAALLSRKARIPLMICGLLYLAMGARDRLATFRDPVSLWADAAAKLDPKASKNSPAYRPIGCLAQAYAQRGDQERAIPLYRRALELNPRSVENQYDLGNSLRSVGRCREAVAHYAAAVQLKPFADGFNNLGLAFACSGDIAPAIAAYRQAIRVSPDSVEALVNLGNLLQKKGDFAESRDSYTRALRLEPNRAEIHNNLGLLLARNGAVDEAIVHFKEVVRLKPDDPQARANLDKAFQFKRLTSR